In Caulobacter rhizosphaerae, the genomic stretch GACCACGGGTAGCGGTTGGCGATTCGTTCGCTTCGGCTGACCCGCCCCGGAGGTTGCTTCCGAGCGGGCGCGGCGAGGTCCCCTCCTCTCTTCCGTCAGGTTGGTCTCGGGGCGGGCGAGCCGCCCGCGTCCGGCTGGCGACGGCCTTGGCGAGCCTGGCGTCTGACGTCGGCCTATCTTCGGCGGATCGTTCGACAAGGACGGCTCGCCTTTGGACTTCGGCCGGGCGGGGCCGCGTGCGTTGCGCGGGTCTCGATCTGGCTCGGCGCCGGGGTGAAAGCCGCGCGCCGCCTTCTGGCGGAGGGCGTGGGATCCGGATGAGCCGCGCCATGGACACTTCGGGTTTGCGCAGTTCGGCGTCGGCGCCGGTTCGCGGGTCGAAACCTGGGCTCAGCAGGTCTTTCGTCTTCGCAAAGGAAGGGGTCCGGTCGGACACCCGGTCCCGCGCGATCGGTCACGCCATCCCTAGGGCGGGTCGGGTCGGGTCAAGGTCGACCTCGTCGCGGCGAGGCGCGAGGGCCGGACCCTCCGGCCTTCCTTGCTGCGCGCGTGCAGGCCGGTTTCCAGCCCTCGCGGACCTTGGCCCTTCCCGCCTCCCCCGCCCTGCCAGGACGCGTGATCGCGGCAGGGACCGCGAGCCGCCGGGGCCCTTCCCGGCGGAAGACGGAGAAAAGACCATGCTGAACAAGGTTCAACTGATCGGCTTCACCGGCGCGGACGCCGAAATCCGCGCCACCTCGGGCGGCAAGGCCCTGGCGGTCCTGCGGGTCGCCACCAGCCGCTACACCAAGAAGAGCGGCGAGCGGCAGGACTTCACCACCTGGCACCAGGTCGAGATCTGGAGCCCCGCGACCGTCAAGTGGCTGTCGGCCCGGCCGCTGGCCAAGGGCTCCAAGGTCTATGTCGAAGGCGAGATCCGCAACGAGCGCTACACCGACAAGGACGGCCAGGAGCACTACTTCACCAAGGTGGTGGTCGCCGGCCCGGGTCACGAGCTGAAGTCGCTCGACCGTCCCGAGACCAATCCCGAGGCGGAGGAGGAAGCTTAGGCGAGGACGCGCCCGCCCCGGAGAAACCTCCGGGGCGGGTCATCGCGCATCTTGGCGTAACGCACAGTTAATGGCATGAAATGTGCGACACCCATGCACGGGTTTTTCGTGGCTTGGAGCCGGCTTTTTGGACGTTTCGGTGGAGGCCCTGTTTCTGGCTCTGGCGCGCGCCGAGGACAGCGTGAGCCGACTCGATGCGCGCGTCCAAACCTGCGGCTTCGCCGAAGGCTGGGCCGCGCGCACCGACTTCATCGAGGCCAATGGCTGGGGCTGGGTCAGCGGCGAGATCGTCGACCTGGAGGATCTGGTGCTGCACGACGCCCAGATGGACGCTCGCCTGCCCGACCAGGCCTTGCGGGCGACCTATGGCCTCGTGCGGGCGCGTCGCAAGGCGCGCGCCGCGGGCCCGGAGTTGCAGACCGCCGATGGCGCGGCCTGGCTGGCGGGATATCGTGGCCAGCCGCCCGTGCTGGCCCCCGCCCCGGTCGATCCTGAAGGGGTTCGACGCGATCCCGCCGCCGAGCCGCGCGACCTGGTCGGTGAACTGGTCCACCAGGTGCGCACGCTCGGGCGCGGCGAGACCGCCGATCCGCTCGAG encodes the following:
- a CDS encoding single-stranded DNA-binding protein codes for the protein MLNKVQLIGFTGADAEIRATSGGKALAVLRVATSRYTKKSGERQDFTTWHQVEIWSPATVKWLSARPLAKGSKVYVEGEIRNERYTDKDGQEHYFTKVVVAGPGHELKSLDRPETNPEAEEEA